The following are encoded together in the Kribbella voronezhensis genome:
- a CDS encoding DUF3099 domain-containing protein, whose protein sequence is MKPATRRKAYFWLMGTCLTLIGLGWFVVRLFSIPVAIGMSCVAAVIPPIAVIVANRPDD, encoded by the coding sequence ATGAAGCCAGCGACCCGGCGAAAGGCGTACTTCTGGCTGATGGGGACCTGTCTGACCCTGATCGGCCTCGGCTGGTTCGTGGTGCGCCTGTTCTCCATCCCGGTCGCGATCGGGATGAGTTGCGTCGCCGCCGTGATCCCGCCCATCGCCGTGATCGTCGCCAACCGGCCCGACGACTGA
- a CDS encoding helix-turn-helix domain-containing protein, with product MGSQGAGRVLGVNLRARRDEQGISLSELARRSGIAKGTLSQLESGAGNPTIETVFSLSNALGVPVSSLLNEPPASDLVVVRSAELDVLSGDAVDLRMLRRLEHPGSLFEIYDQRIRPGVVQHSAGHPGTEHHVVLSGQLRLATRGRVHEIGPGDYLAFRADGPHEYEALGGPVASVLLLEYPSDLTTPALTTIHPPS from the coding sequence GTGGGAAGTCAGGGTGCGGGCCGGGTGCTGGGCGTCAATCTGCGCGCACGGCGCGACGAGCAGGGGATCTCGCTGTCGGAACTGGCCCGGCGGTCGGGGATCGCCAAGGGCACGCTGTCGCAACTGGAGTCCGGCGCGGGCAACCCGACGATCGAAACGGTGTTCAGTCTGTCGAACGCTCTCGGCGTCCCGGTCTCGTCGCTGCTGAACGAGCCGCCGGCTTCGGACCTGGTCGTCGTCCGCTCGGCCGAGCTGGATGTGCTCAGCGGTGACGCCGTCGACCTCAGGATGCTGCGGCGGCTCGAACATCCCGGCAGCCTGTTCGAGATCTACGACCAGCGGATCAGGCCGGGAGTCGTCCAGCACTCGGCCGGCCATCCCGGAACCGAACATCACGTCGTGCTGTCCGGACAGCTCAGGCTCGCCACCCGCGGCCGGGTGCACGAGATCGGCCCGGGGGACTACCTGGCGTTCCGGGCGGACGGGCCGCACGAGTACGAGGCGCTCGGTGGGCCGGTGGCCTCGGTGCTGCTGCTCGAGTACCCCTCGGACCTGACCACCCCGGCCCTCACCACCATCCACCCGCCGAGCTGA
- a CDS encoding cation diffusion facilitator family transporter: MAEESEGTVLLAGAANLAIAVAKCIAGLLSGSTALLAEAAHSVADTLNQVFLMTALKRSRKPADGKHPFGYGLERYFWSLLAAVGIFVLGAGFSIAEGIRAILHPEPVAALLVAYAVLAVSFVFEGVSWLKAVRQLRREAAEHGDSTLEHLRDSAEPAVKTVAFEDSAALIGLLLAAVGITLTAVTGKEFFDGAASVAIGILLIGVAFVLGRDNKAMLIGQALPAAVEEQIRAEIAGTPGIDAVVELLSLRLAADQVLVVVRVDLDNSETTGAAVEKLAEQIDTQVRREFPAVRHLFLDPTPGPS; this comes from the coding sequence ATGGCTGAAGAATCCGAGGGAACCGTGCTGCTGGCCGGCGCGGCCAATCTGGCGATCGCGGTCGCCAAGTGCATCGCCGGGCTGCTCTCGGGGTCGACGGCCCTGCTGGCGGAGGCGGCGCATTCGGTCGCGGACACGCTGAACCAGGTGTTCTTGATGACGGCGCTCAAGCGCAGCCGCAAGCCGGCCGACGGCAAGCACCCGTTCGGGTACGGCCTGGAACGCTACTTCTGGTCGCTGCTCGCCGCTGTCGGCATCTTCGTCCTCGGCGCCGGGTTCTCGATCGCCGAGGGCATCCGCGCGATCCTGCATCCCGAGCCCGTCGCCGCGCTGCTGGTCGCGTACGCCGTACTCGCCGTCTCCTTCGTCTTCGAAGGAGTCTCCTGGCTGAAGGCGGTCCGGCAACTCCGGCGCGAGGCCGCCGAGCACGGCGACTCCACTCTCGAACACCTCCGCGACAGTGCCGAACCAGCGGTGAAGACGGTCGCCTTCGAGGACTCCGCAGCGCTGATCGGCCTGCTGCTCGCCGCTGTCGGCATCACACTCACCGCGGTGACCGGCAAGGAGTTCTTCGACGGTGCCGCCTCCGTTGCCATCGGCATCTTGCTGATCGGCGTCGCCTTCGTGCTCGGCCGGGACAACAAGGCGATGCTGATCGGCCAGGCCCTGCCGGCCGCCGTGGAGGAACAGATCCGCGCCGAGATCGCCGGCACCCCGGGGATCGACGCGGTCGTCGAACTCCTCAGCCTCCGGCTCGCCGCGGACCAGGTCCTGGTCGTCGTCCGGGTCGACCTCGACAACTCCGAAACCACCGGCGCCGCGGTGGAGAAGCTGGCCGAGCAGATCGACACCCAGGTCCGCCGGGAGTTCCCGGCCGTCCGCCATCTCTTCCTCGACCCGACGCCCGGCCCGTCCTGA
- a CDS encoding HAMP domain-containing sensor histidine kinase translates to MTVTALVVLLVVLPITGLAVKAIFDAQAERNLNTLLNGRAQLAQQLARQNVPPANLVRRIDADGVRVTLTLRGGQQFGAPPVEPTGQIREVRATLQAGQRTRGATLILTADTSLLDGASRTLRRVLLISGGAALLITALGLILGMRFALAPLDAMTSLARSIAAGRRGGRLQPTRTDTELGRTAAAFDEMLDSLEGAERTARGSEQRMRQFVADAAHELRTPIAGLQTAAETLLQLTPDTPTQRREELELLLVRESRRAGTLVADLLELARIDAGLELRPRPVHLRALAKAQIDRLRLVAPSLTVRLAGPDLSVFADPDRLTQILANLLDNARNATAGRGEVDILINSAAEHRTIEIVVQDNGPGVPPPDRERIFQRLVHGERSQGSGLGLPIARGFARAHGGELVCTDRPDGRPGACFRLRLPAATTSLTP, encoded by the coding sequence GTGACAGTAACCGCGCTGGTCGTGCTGCTCGTCGTACTGCCGATCACCGGCCTGGCAGTGAAGGCGATCTTCGACGCCCAGGCCGAGCGCAACCTCAACACGCTGCTGAACGGCCGGGCCCAACTGGCCCAGCAGTTGGCCCGTCAGAACGTGCCGCCGGCGAACCTCGTCCGCCGGATCGACGCCGACGGCGTCCGGGTGACGCTCACTCTTCGCGGCGGTCAGCAATTCGGCGCCCCACCGGTCGAGCCCACCGGCCAGATCCGCGAGGTCCGCGCGACCTTGCAGGCCGGCCAGCGCACCCGCGGCGCCACCCTCATCCTCACCGCCGACACCTCACTGCTCGACGGCGCCAGCCGCACCCTGCGCCGGGTCCTGCTCATCTCCGGTGGCGCGGCCCTGCTCATCACCGCGCTGGGCCTCATCCTCGGCATGCGGTTCGCGCTGGCGCCGCTGGACGCGATGACCTCGCTTGCCCGCTCGATCGCGGCAGGGCGACGCGGTGGGCGCCTGCAGCCGACGCGCACCGACACCGAACTCGGCCGCACGGCCGCGGCCTTCGACGAGATGCTCGACTCCCTCGAAGGCGCCGAACGGACCGCGCGCGGTTCGGAACAACGCATGCGCCAATTCGTCGCCGACGCCGCCCACGAACTCCGTACGCCGATCGCCGGCCTCCAAACCGCGGCGGAAACCCTGCTCCAGTTGACTCCCGACACCCCGACACAACGCCGGGAGGAACTCGAACTCCTCCTGGTCCGCGAATCCCGCCGGGCCGGCACCCTCGTCGCGGACCTCCTCGAACTGGCCAGGATCGACGCGGGCCTTGAACTCCGCCCCCGCCCGGTCCACCTCCGCGCCCTTGCCAAGGCCCAGATCGACCGCCTCCGACTGGTTGCTCCGAGCCTCACGGTGCGCCTCGCCGGCCCGGACCTGTCGGTCTTCGCGGACCCCGACCGCCTCACCCAGATCCTCGCCAACCTCCTGGACAACGCCCGCAACGCCACCGCCGGCCGCGGCGAGGTGGACATCCTCATCAACTCCGCAGCCGAGCACCGAACCATCGAGATCGTTGTCCAGGACAACGGACCCGGCGTGCCACCGCCGGACAGAGAGCGGATCTTCCAACGTCTCGTCCACGGCGAGCGCAGCCAAGGCTCCGGCCTCGGTCTCCCGATCGCCCGCGGATTCGCCCGCGCCCACGGCGGTGAGCTCGTCTGCACCGATCGCCCCGACGGCCGGCCGGGTGCGTGCTTCCGCCTGAGGTTGCCAGCGGCAACCACGTCGCTCACACCTTGA
- a CDS encoding response regulator transcription factor gives MAARVLVVEDAEAIRTAVGIALEQAGCLVLTRPDGETLERDLASFRPDLVLLDVMLPGRDGFELLEVVRRLSSAGIVLLTARDAVEDRLHGLRTGADDYVVKPFVLAELIARVEAVLRRMGRLRKVLEVDDLLIDVEANSVTRGGQPIDLTATELKLLTFLAGRRDKVVGKAQLLAAVWGYDDYAANLVEVHISALRRKLEATGPRVLHTVRGSGYILRAAAPGEDT, from the coding sequence ATGGCGGCGAGGGTCCTGGTGGTCGAGGACGCGGAGGCGATCCGGACCGCTGTCGGGATCGCCCTGGAGCAAGCGGGCTGCCTGGTCCTCACCCGCCCGGACGGCGAGACGCTCGAGCGCGACCTCGCCTCCTTCCGCCCGGATCTCGTGCTGCTCGACGTGATGCTGCCCGGCCGCGACGGCTTCGAACTGCTGGAGGTCGTACGCCGTCTGTCGAGCGCGGGGATCGTCTTGCTGACCGCCCGGGACGCCGTGGAGGACAGGCTGCACGGGCTGCGGACCGGCGCCGACGACTACGTGGTGAAGCCCTTCGTCCTCGCCGAACTGATCGCCCGGGTGGAAGCCGTACTCCGCCGCATGGGCCGGCTGCGCAAAGTTCTGGAAGTCGACGACCTCCTGATCGACGTCGAAGCGAACTCGGTCACTCGCGGAGGTCAGCCGATCGACCTGACCGCGACCGAACTGAAGCTCCTCACCTTCCTCGCCGGTCGCCGGGACAAGGTGGTCGGCAAGGCGCAACTCCTGGCCGCGGTCTGGGGGTACGACGACTACGCGGCGAACCTGGTGGAGGTCCACATCAGCGCCCTCCGCCGCAAACTCGAAGCAACCGGCCCGCGCGTACTCCACACCGTCCGAGGCTCCGGCTACATCCTCCGAGCCGCAGCCCCCGGTGAGGACACATGA